One segment of Sphingomonas sp. FARSPH DNA contains the following:
- a CDS encoding plasmid mobilization protein has product MIATYVDAEFAERFAAWARQTEGGSAAALRRLMAPALDGQAPVPPAGAGMGQQIGVRFKPLERRALAEAARARSTSPANWLRSLALFHLARKPQWNAAELDALRDIFGELRRIGGNVNQIARAMNVATETGAYPPYQGGLVREAALLARLEMRRVVAVMTGNFAYWGSPYDDVPEADGDTVERVDAAARAAERRRKRQPRRRPARFRDGS; this is encoded by the coding sequence TTGATCGCGACCTATGTCGACGCCGAATTTGCCGAGCGCTTTGCGGCATGGGCCCGCCAGACGGAGGGCGGGTCGGCAGCGGCGCTGCGGCGACTGATGGCACCGGCCCTGGACGGGCAGGCACCGGTACCGCCGGCGGGTGCCGGGATGGGACAGCAGATCGGAGTCCGTTTCAAGCCATTGGAACGACGGGCCCTGGCGGAAGCGGCCCGGGCGAGGAGCACCAGCCCAGCCAACTGGCTGCGCTCGCTCGCTCTCTTCCATCTTGCGAGGAAGCCGCAATGGAATGCGGCCGAGCTCGACGCGCTGCGTGACATATTTGGCGAGCTCCGCCGGATCGGCGGGAACGTGAACCAGATCGCGCGGGCGATGAACGTGGCGACGGAAACGGGGGCGTATCCGCCGTATCAAGGCGGCTTGGTTCGCGAGGCGGCGTTGCTGGCCCGCCTGGAGATGCGGCGCGTGGTCGCGGTCATGACGGGCAATTTCGCCTATTGGGGTTCGCCTTATGACGATGTCCCGGAGGCCGACGGCGATACCGTCGAACGGGTGGATGCCGCTGCGCGTGCCGCCGAACGTAGGCGCAAGCGGCAGCCGCGTCGACGGCCCGCGCGCTTCAGGGACGGCTCCTGA